The sequence TAAGATCACCCGTGGATTTAAATTTACATTTATCTAAAAATCGTGGTGAACCTGTATCTCAACAGCAATATGCAAGGATTATTGGAAGTTTAATGTATATTTCAAATTGTACTCGTCCTGATATTGcttactcaataaataaattgagtagattcacaagtaatcctagtcatgatcattggaaagcattggaaagagtatttaaatacttaaagtaTTCAATAGACTATGGATTACATTATGCATCATATCCTTCTGTACTtgaaggatattgtgatgcaaattggatttcagacacaaaagactcaaagtccacaagtggatatgtgttcaccatCGGTGGAGGAGCTGTGTCGTGGAAATCCTCTAAGAAAACGTGTATAGCTCGTTCAACTATGGAATCGAAGTTCACAGCTTTAGACAAAGCGGGAGAAGAAGCGGAATGGCTTCGTAATTTCCTAGAAGATATTCCGTATTGGATGAAACCAGTGCCAGCAATTATGATACATTGCGATAGTCAGTCGGCTATAGGTAgggcacaaagtagtatgtataatggtaagtcaAGACACATACGTCGAAGACATAATACCATTAGGCAGTTGATCTCAAATGGGGTTATCGCAgttgattatgtaaaatcaaaagataacttaGCGGATCCGTTGACAAAAGGTTTAGGGAGAGATCAAgtaaactgcttatcaagaggaATGGGATTAAAACCTACAAAATTAAAGGATAATTCATAGCGGAAACCCAATCTTGTAgattggagatcccaagatCTTGATTCAATGGAAAAATCAAGTTATGAATGTTCGTGTGCGCTTAGAACTTCGTTCTATTCTCATTCCTAGGATAAAAGTGCAACCTGTGCAAGTAGTGAAGTTAAGTTTTAACaaacttttaatgattcctatattTCTATAAGAAATAGAGTATGACAGGATACTCATATAATAGGAGGTCACCTATTTAAGTGTGAAGACGGGTCGCTTCAATGTAACACTTAAGAATCCAAGATGTTGTCCAGGGCCAAAACGGACAAAACCGTGAGAACAAATAAAGTGTGAGAAAAATTATTGTGTGAATActgttgtcttggtttacatcaACAGCTgaatagttcaagacatcacgtTCACTAGACAgcctagtaaatccgatagtatttcaCTAAGAAAGGTTCAAAGCCGCAAGCTACCTCTCCCCATGCAATAATTTTCCGTAAGAAACTCTGTTTTAGCATATGCATACATATTCGCATAAAtcacattcatgtgggggattgttggaaaaattgTTTGACAATTGTTGTTGGAGTAAAGGTGGTGAATGAGACATTGATGCTCATAGTCTCACATTAGTAAAATGTGGCAATAAATGTCTACATATATAGCCTAAATTGAGATAATGGGTTAGGGTCCCAAGGGGTACCCATTTTTGTTAAAGGGAGAGGACCTAGACTAtgctaggttcgaaccattaGCCACGCGCGCACGCGCCGCCGTCCGTCCGACCGGCCGGCCGGCTTGGCATGGACCGGACTGGACGTGGGCATGGGCTGGGCTGGTTCTTTGacacatatttaatttttggatgaaataacaatttatttaatttgttttgttttcgaaaataaataaattaattaaatttcatgTCTGAAGAGTTGTGTCTCATAGTTGTGTCCCATTCAGAACCAGTGTATCTCTTCGGCTTGATTCAGTGCGCCCCTTCGCCTGAACCAGTGCACCACTTCAACTGAACCAGTGCGTCTGAAGGGATGCAACTCATCGAGGCAGTCTTCCAACGCCTATAAATACCTCACGTCTGACTCCATTTGAACTCGCTCATTTCTCATTCTCTTCCTCTGCATACTCTCATAATAAAGAGTTTCTTAAAGCACTTTCGAGTGTTCATGGTTcttcgattttgttgtgctGCTAATCGAAGTGATATTAGCGTTCTATTTTGGGAGACAATTTGATCGACCTGTTAGCATCTCTGCGGGCAAATTTGTCTTAAAGATAGAGAGTCAAACTCTCGGCTcgctattatattatattatattataatatattttgtaatatatgtatataatataatataatataatataatataatatatattatatatctcgcttttcatcaaatatttaaatCGATTTATCTTCATaagtcctttttttttttagaacttACCTCTTTATTTTCTTTACAAGGAAACGTTTCTTCAAAGAAGACAACATTCCTTGATTCAATAATAGTCCTTCGTGCACATCACTTATTTCAGACTTATGTACCAAAAATGCACTACTATTATTTGCATATCCAATAAATATGCAATCAATTGTTTTGGTCCAATTTTTACTTGCTTTGGTTTTGGCACTTCCACCTTTGCCAAGCACCCCCacaattttaaatatttgtagGAAGGCTTGTGACCTTTCCACAACTCGTATGgattttcatccttactctTGTGTGGTACTTTATTAAGAATGTAGTTGGCTGAAAGGATCGCTTCCCCTCACAAGTTCTGTGGTAATCCTAAACTCAATAACATTGTGTTCATCATTTCTTTAAGAGAGCaatttttcctttcagcaaCACCATTAGATTGTGGTGAATAAGGCGCATTAGTTTGATGAATAACACCACATTCACAGCAGAATTGATCAAATGGTGCTCCATATTCTCCACATCTATCACTacgaataatttttatttgtttgttcaATCGATTTTCAACCTCATTCTTATAGTGTTTAAACACTTCAAGAGCTTCATCTTTACTTCGCAGCAGATATACATAACAATACCTCGTGcaatcatcaataaaagtaATGAAATACTTTTTTCCACCTCTAGTTTGCACAaactttaaatcacataaattggTGTGAATTAATTCTAAAAGCGACGTGCTTCTTTCCACAGATGGAAATGAGGCCTTTGTTAATTTAGCTTCCACACAATTCTCGCATTTGTGTTTCCTGTTAACATCAATTTAAggcaataaatttaattttactaGTTTACCTAATGAATTATAATTTACATGATCCAAATGATCATGCCATAAATCACACGACTCAACCAAGTAAATAGAAGCATATCTTTTATTGCTTTCAAATATTACTAAGTACATTCATCGCATTTAATTTGAAAAGGCTTTTCTCCATATAGCCTTTTCCTACAAACATATCATTCTTAGACAATACAAACTTGTTAGAATGAAACACTAGTATAAATCCAGCTTTGACAAGTGCTGATCCAGATACTAGGTTCTTTCGAATGTCCGGAACATGCAGCACATCAATAAGGGTTAGTACTTTGCCGGATGTCAGTTTTAGCACCACTTTACCTAGACCCACAATGTTTGACGTAGTTGAGTTACCCATAAAGAGTTTATGTCCACTAATCGGGGAGTAAGTAGAGAACATATCTTTTTCTGCACATACATGTCTTGTTGCTCCAGTATCAATAAACCATTATTTTGGATTATCCACTAGATTGGCTTCAAACACAACCGCAGACAACATGAGATCAGACATGTCAGTTGACAATTTATCGTCTTCGGGGATGTTCACTTGGTCCCTTGATTTCTTTCGATTACCTTTATTTTCTTGGCAATCTCGAGCCAATTGGTTGGGTTTGCCACAGTTGTAACAATTTCCCTTGAACTTTTTGGCTTTTCCCTTCTTTGGACCATTTTCTTGGTGCTTTCTATTTTTGCTGGTATTTTGTTCCATCAAATTTTCCCTTGCATCAATCCTTGTTTCGGCCTTCCTTTCGGATGCCCTGTTGTCCTCCTCTATTCGCAGGCGCACGATCAAGTCTTCAAGACTCATCTCTTTGTGTTTATGCTTGAGATAATTCTTAAAGTCTTTCCACACAGGAGGCAACTTTTCGATCATGGCCGCCACTTAGAATGAGTCACTAAGAGTCATTCCCTCCGCATGAATTTCTTGCAAGATCACTTGTAATTCTTGCACTTGGGCCATAACTGGTTCAAATAATGTTTTAAGATTGTTAGGTAAAATACTAGTAATCTTGGGATATATTGAGTATATGCAGGTGAACAAAAATGGCTATAGGAAAATTAGTCGAGGCAAGAGTTTGACTCTTTTTCCTTAAAACATTATTGCCCCGCCCTGGTACTTACGGTTATTGGCAAAACGTTTCCCAAGATACAACGACTATCGACTTTAAAATAGTAGCACTACAAATTTTAAAGTCACACGAACTTTGAAATGTTCAGAACGCTATATATTCGAATTTTACTCGTTCAACTTAAAAATCCAAACCCAAGATTTTATGTCTTGTAAAATTTGAATCTAAGTGTTTTGATTAAAATTCGAAACACCTCtcgaatttaattctaaagatCGAATCTAAGCGCAAAAAGCTTAAAAAATCCGAACCAAGATTTTATGTCTTGTAATTCGAATCTTAAGCGCTAAaagcttaaaaaaattcttagaataattattaaaCAAGAGATAAGAGAAAATGGTGTGCTTTGAATGCAAATAAGGGGTCTTATTTATAGATGTTGAAAAGTCTTGATGGAGAGACATAACTCTTCTCAAGCACTACTTCACATGAAATGGTGCACCTCTTCTCAATCACACGACCAAAAGGCCGTGTGACTAATTTGAATCACTCGGCCATGTGGCCGGGTGGTTtacttatattatattatatacatatattacaaaatatattataatataatataatataatatatattatatatctcgcttttcatcaaatatttaaatCGATAAAATTCAAACTAAATTAATTTCTCATTCACCCTGTCGAGAAATAATTTTCTTACGAATTTTACTCGCGATATAAAATTTATTCGTAACTTGTTCGAATTATTTATCAACTTTAAATGAGTACACAACTCATTTTTTCCAACACAAGAAACTTTGGAAACTTGACTTGCTAGTTTGAAACTAAAACTCTATGTTGGCTAAGAGTTAATTAGATAATACACCCATTCTGTTTTCTCCTTATCTGGAAGTGCTTTTAATAATCTAAACCGTTCAACATTACCATCCATCAATTTTTCGACTGCCTTAAATCTTTCGGTGCTCGTAAGTCCGGTTATCTTGGAGACAACTTCGTATATTTCAATACCGCTCGGTCTTTCTTCCTTCTTCCATGCCACAAACTCTCGAAAAGATTCGGCAATCATGCCCACAACTTCAAACGAAGTATCTTTTTTCGCTTTCTTGGTTTTATTGGACTTGGAATCAACTGAGTCTGAAGGCCACGAGCATTCTTGTGGAGAGTTTACCTCATTACCTTCTTCTCTGTGCTTTCTATAACATCCACCTACCAATAGATACGTAATTTTTGTGTTTAAAACTGGAATTTGTACATCTCCATCATTAATTTGAAACTTCTACTTATATGATAATATGATATGACAAACATCAAATATGGTTCAGGATTATATCTTCTTGAAGTGTGTACATATCTTTACTcaaaatgtaaaatatttatcaCGTACCTTTAAGATTCTCTCTTTTTCGAACCGATGGTTGATCAGTCTCCATTGGTGTAAAGCTATCAGATCCATCAACAGCTGACGATCCCCTTTTCATCTTAATCATAATAATCattcaagaaatatttttcatcaaaCAACATGCAattaatcagaagcttaagaaCCTCCTAACTATATAgtgcaaaaaatatatttgtttgGGTTAACAAACTAGCTAAGGTGGTGTCACAGCAACCGTACGtagaatatatataatttctggaGATATCATACCGGGGGGCAGTCGTCTTCTCTTTCACATGCTCGTTTTGAACTGACATAATCATCGTCATCAGGCCGAAGTGTGacctcatcatcgtcatcatcctAAGTGAACAAACAAACAACCAAATGCTTATAAGATATGATTATAAAAATTAACAACATAGTGAAGAAGATGGTAACGGTACCTTGATCTCACAAAACAAGGCCCTTTTCCCACCCGCCACGCGAACAACACCTCGGAAAACAGGGCACTCCTCACTTCCATCTTCCTTGGCCATAAAAGTCAGCCCATAATATCCAGCCCCGACACGATTCACCTTGCAAACCTTCATGACCTTGAAACTCTTCTACCATAACCAAGTAGAAACAAAATATTTAGAAAAATCTTAATAATCAAAGCTATAAACACATTAAGGTTAGTGTATGCAACTCTCGCTAATTTTTAGAGATTGCAAACACTATCTACGATAACTTGTCCAACCTCCTTGTCATCGTAAAATTTCAAAGCTAATTCCGCTAGATGCCTCAGATCATCTTGTTTGTCCGCGTTCACATACGTGACTGCTGCACCACCCCTCCGACCAGCCGTTACACCGCCCCTATCGGGACCAAGCTCCGGTGGTTCAATGCATAAATCACACATCTGTCAATACCACTAACCAAAAATTTCAGTTTCCGTTCAGATCCAATAACATGAACTAGAAATTAATGAGACAATTATAACATGAACTAGAAAGGAACAAATTTCATACTCTACGGAACGATTCCGACAAATATGAGTCGTCACTGGAAGAGGAGTCAGTACTAGAGTCTACGGTTACAGGAGAAAGATCGAGTGCCCTTTCTTCTTCGCTCCTCTCTCCATCACTGCACGTACGTTTTATATTAAACACCTAATCACAAGAAAATACAAATAGAATCGAAACAAATACATTATTCAAACGCCGATTGATACCTAATTTTTTTCAAGGAAGAATATCTCATCTTTGCATGCAcaggaaaaaaacaaaaaaaaaaagagattgtACGTGGCGACGTGCAATTTTCCGTTCagtataataaattaattaatcgtTTCTCGCACAACTAGAATTATTTTAGATGCGAATTCATTgttgaatatgattttattgaatGAATAACTGAGTGTTTGGAGTATTGTTGTACAAATAAGAGTCCTTCAGGGATTCTGAAACATACCAGGATACTATTGTCGTTGTTATTCTCAACttgaataattaataaataataataggtAGTATGAGATAtccttttatatttaataaaattatcataaaaactTGTTTTATTCAATTTATATCTGGTATCAATGTTTTCAAAATCGAACGGGACTGGCCGGTTCGATCGGGAACTGGTCTGGTTCGAAATATATAATCCCAAAAATCGTTTTAACGGTTGAATCGGTCAGAACCGGTCAACAATCGAAAAACCGGTGCAATCggttttctgaatttttttaatatttttttgttgaaaaattagttttttttaattttaacgcattaatttaatattttattatatatacacatgattatttgtaattttcttcgttaaaactattattttaagaatattagagtttttttaattaattaataaatttttaaaaaatatataactataatttatatttttaatatatttatatagttatttaattttcaatctctatgataaatatattatttttgtctatttatacacatcttttaggtttttaaaatttaaaatatattattaattatattatattatataaacggttttacAGTCCGGCCGTCAGGTTAAAACTATCTGACCGATTGAATCGTTTTTTTTAAGATAGATCAGTCAGATTATGAAAATATTCTAATTTATAACTAATATatcctataaatattttgttATCTTTATCTATaggtttaaatttttaaatgatcatatctcataaaaattattttaaaaactctAATTTTATTATGATCTCTATGAttttttatccaaatattatttagcataaaaattttaatgttgTCCGCATGTTAAATtactaatatataatataaagcaCTGATCTTGgtcattttaataaaaaaaataattgtaaaaattaattttagcaAATTTACCCGCTAATAATTGTCATGCTcatattttcaattttcataTTAAACTTTTTACCTTTTCACCTatgaatataaaattaaaaaaaaaaaaatttcccacAGAAAAACTCGTAATTctcattaataaaataatatctaaTTACAAATTTTTCAACCAAACcgaaatattttcattttcccGAATCGGAAAAGTGgaagaagaaacaaaatgaGCAATATTCAAAAGCAACAGAATTTTCTTGATTCAAACTCTCGTATATTGTAAATTTTCATCACCACCCGTGATTGCTTACACAGATGTTAACGAGACAGAAACAATCAAACAAACCACAAGTCTTCGTAAGCCCCAATCATTACCCAAGGCCAGTGCTTCGTGGATTGCATTGATCTCACCTCTGTTATCGAGTGTGCAAGAGAATCCGAATAATTTTCTCACTAACTtatcaaaagaagaaaaaattagACTAGCCAAGATGCTAATGCCATAAGTTCGTTTCACCAAAAATATTAACGATGAAACTTTTGAAATTTGACTTAGCTTGTTAGTTTGAAACTAAAACGTAACTCTATGCTGGCTAagaattaa comes from Henckelia pumila isolate YLH828 chromosome 4, ASM3356847v2, whole genome shotgun sequence and encodes:
- the LOC140862227 gene encoding uncharacterized protein, whose product is MCDLCIEPPELGPDRGGVTAGRRGGAAVTYVNADKQDDLRHLAELALKFYDDKEKSFKVMKVCKVNRVGAGYYGLTFMAKEDGSEECPVFRGVVRVAGGKRALFCEIKDDDDDEVTLRPDDDDYVSSKRACEREDDCPPMKRGSSAVDGSDSFTPMETDQPSVRKRENLKGGCYRKHREEGNEVNSPQECSWPSDSVDSKSNKTKKAKKDTSFEVVGMIAESFREFVAWKKEERPSGIEIYEVVSKITGLTSTERFKAVEKLMDGNVERFRLLKALPDKEKTEWVYYLINS